A region of Mesorhizobium sp. M3A.F.Ca.ET.080.04.2.1 DNA encodes the following proteins:
- a CDS encoding NAD(P)-dependent oxidoreductase gives MVTIAEMKEQLARENTITRSGPPKAPSNPFFGVGPITDATIDEVAGRLRRVEFDAWLEANYRKLDDKGNDLGPFTTAEIARSMHRGYPADKILTDMMGSIHQYFEFPKQNLMAVGLGGGHSGFTVAVMHLMNPNNANQRVYVDTTKPEASESHGAGFFRQSWATQLLELQKFAQNGSADKIQFATVEGSIPTAKELEALGTTLFLGVGHETTGANTYSKSEIEELLKWLDRDPDNRHAVLDATSMLGAMPWGEAVVREALAKCCVFMPFQKAIGGISGYFVVSFTPQALKLVENNQNDPAWAIPRQLKLAPPVDAKLPVSGKRSLTIGPFYDAEQQRMLGGVINTYSALAFAETTFGLLQAARRVGSVSDLNRRSVENRRVISEWVDNNSLLKFTVSEAEKRGAAVVLLKVVDPDITDKQIHARIIARSKQLLGYEGITHANGDHEKGLDAARYVNAFPGMPGDYRAWIGGIRDPEDVRLLLDNLAYAYRRAKVAVLEEELAAQGERFESAPSAAGLVRKDDPERAYTVLIADLLGLRLGENNAPDSSEIAAYIREKGGEFHLGALQDRNALQKGKIHFFYQPGLSTEAELLGCTAQGEYDALIAAATFIPKQSVFPLGGVRIGAGTGNMGSNSWGGPDGDGGVAPLMNTPGINSRATAQMAMKALLKVVPNIPVDELHERTVAGKFDTGRDLKDFPTSKLEGQKLAVLGYGNIGREVAKLASAFGMHVCVYAREAHRAWIEAEGFEYADSPVKAAKDANVLSVHVGLGRLDKSTGKFSNAGFVNRDVLSSLADGAVLINYDRGELVDIEALDAALQSGKVSHVAVDADIFSDAKDGTLRGPLTPYLPLSERHPGRLELLPHVAADTDHPTRVAGAKQAVDQIYDAIQFKAVRNLKGALPEGYVNLGSTVPVGVGKSTSANLGALADQAEQWKALRQLSERIAAVIGGIDATTDPERRATLVGRYHSELALDLLNHRRILEEAGLFAPAVA, from the coding sequence ATGGTGACTATTGCTGAGATGAAGGAACAACTTGCCCGCGAGAACACCATTACTCGCTCAGGTCCGCCAAAGGCGCCATCGAATCCCTTCTTCGGCGTAGGCCCCATCACGGACGCGACGATTGACGAGGTCGCTGGAAGACTGCGGCGCGTCGAATTCGATGCCTGGCTGGAGGCCAACTACCGCAAGCTCGACGACAAGGGCAACGACCTCGGTCCATTCACGACGGCCGAGATCGCGCGCAGCATGCATAGGGGCTATCCCGCCGACAAGATCCTGACCGACATGATGGGCTCGATCCATCAGTACTTCGAATTCCCCAAACAGAATTTGATGGCCGTCGGTCTCGGTGGCGGGCACAGCGGCTTTACCGTCGCGGTCATGCACCTGATGAACCCCAACAACGCAAACCAGCGCGTCTACGTGGACACCACGAAACCGGAAGCCTCCGAGTCCCATGGCGCCGGATTCTTCAGGCAGTCCTGGGCGACCCAGCTTCTCGAACTGCAGAAGTTCGCGCAGAATGGCAGCGCCGACAAAATCCAGTTCGCGACCGTCGAGGGGTCCATCCCCACAGCAAAGGAACTCGAGGCCCTCGGAACAACGCTGTTCCTCGGCGTCGGACACGAGACGACGGGTGCGAATACCTACAGCAAATCGGAGATCGAGGAGCTTCTGAAGTGGCTCGATCGCGATCCCGACAACCGGCACGCCGTCCTCGACGCTACATCCATGCTGGGAGCGATGCCGTGGGGCGAGGCTGTCGTGCGCGAAGCTCTTGCCAAATGCTGCGTCTTCATGCCGTTCCAGAAGGCGATTGGCGGCATCTCCGGATACTTCGTCGTCTCATTCACGCCGCAGGCGTTGAAGCTCGTCGAGAACAACCAGAACGATCCGGCCTGGGCCATTCCGCGCCAGCTCAAGCTTGCTCCTCCTGTCGACGCGAAGCTTCCGGTCAGCGGCAAGAGATCGCTGACGATCGGCCCCTTCTACGATGCGGAACAGCAGCGCATGCTCGGCGGCGTCATCAACACCTACAGCGCGCTCGCCTTCGCCGAAACCACCTTCGGCCTCCTGCAGGCTGCCCGGCGTGTCGGCTCCGTCAGCGATCTGAACCGTCGCTCGGTCGAGAACCGCCGGGTGATCTCGGAGTGGGTCGACAACAACTCGTTGCTGAAGTTCACCGTCAGCGAAGCTGAAAAGCGCGGGGCCGCCGTTGTCCTCCTCAAAGTCGTCGATCCCGATATCACCGACAAACAGATCCACGCGCGCATCATTGCCCGCTCGAAGCAGCTTCTCGGCTATGAGGGCATCACGCATGCCAACGGCGACCACGAGAAAGGCCTGGACGCTGCCCGGTACGTGAACGCGTTTCCCGGCATGCCCGGCGACTACCGGGCCTGGATCGGCGGCATCCGCGACCCCGAGGACGTGCGCCTGCTTCTCGACAATCTCGCCTATGCCTACCGCAGGGCCAAGGTTGCCGTGCTCGAGGAAGAACTGGCGGCGCAGGGCGAGCGGTTCGAGAGCGCGCCTTCGGCCGCCGGCCTGGTCAGGAAGGACGATCCCGAGCGCGCCTACACGGTCCTGATCGCCGATCTGCTTGGCCTGCGCCTCGGAGAGAACAATGCACCCGACAGCAGCGAGATCGCGGCCTATATTCGGGAAAAAGGCGGCGAATTCCACCTTGGCGCCCTGCAGGACCGGAACGCCCTGCAAAAAGGCAAGATCCACTTCTTCTATCAGCCAGGGCTGAGCACCGAAGCTGAGCTTCTGGGCTGCACGGCCCAAGGCGAATACGATGCCCTGATCGCGGCAGCCACCTTCATTCCCAAGCAGTCCGTCTTCCCGCTCGGGGGCGTGCGGATTGGCGCCGGGACCGGCAACATGGGTTCCAACTCGTGGGGCGGCCCTGACGGCGACGGTGGCGTAGCGCCGCTGATGAACACGCCCGGCATCAACAGCCGCGCGACAGCCCAGATGGCCATGAAGGCCCTTCTCAAAGTCGTTCCGAACATCCCCGTCGATGAGTTGCACGAACGGACGGTGGCCGGGAAGTTCGACACCGGGCGCGACCTGAAGGATTTCCCGACCTCCAAGCTCGAAGGCCAGAAACTGGCCGTCCTGGGCTATGGCAACATCGGCCGGGAAGTCGCCAAGCTGGCATCGGCGTTCGGCATGCACGTTTGCGTCTATGCCAGGGAAGCCCATCGCGCCTGGATCGAGGCCGAGGGTTTTGAATATGCCGACAGTCCGGTCAAGGCAGCGAAAGACGCCAACGTGCTTTCGGTTCACGTCGGCCTCGGCCGCCTCGACAAGTCGACCGGCAAGTTCAGCAATGCAGGTTTCGTGAACCGCGACGTGCTCTCGAGCCTGGCCGATGGGGCGGTGCTGATCAACTACGATCGCGGCGAGCTCGTCGACATCGAGGCTCTCGATGCCGCCCTGCAGTCGGGTAAGGTCAGCCATGTGGCGGTCGATGCCGACATCTTCAGCGACGCGAAGGACGGAACGCTGCGAGGGCCGCTCACGCCCTACCTGCCCTTGAGCGAGCGGCATCCAGGCCGGCTGGAGCTTCTTCCGCACGTGGCGGCCGACACCGATCACCCGACGCGTGTTGCCGGCGCCAAGCAGGCCGTCGATCAGATTTACGACGCGATCCAGTTCAAGGCCGTGCGGAATCTGAAGGGCGCCTTGC
- a CDS encoding thiamine phosphate synthase — protein MRLDPFYLIVDSAAWIERLVPLGLKLVQLRIKDRDEASLRREIHASKAVCDRHGCQFIVNDYWRLAIEENCDFVHLGQEDLLEADLKAIRRAGLRLGLSTHDDAELETALQAEPDYVALGPIYPTILKAMKWAPQGLDRIAVWKRRVGGLPLVAIGGLTVDRIAGVFAQGAESAAVVTDITRNAHPEARALEWLTATAPWR, from the coding sequence ATGAGGCTCGATCCGTTTTACCTGATCGTCGATTCCGCCGCCTGGATCGAACGGCTGGTGCCGCTCGGCTTGAAACTGGTGCAACTGCGCATCAAGGACCGGGACGAAGCTTCGCTACGCCGCGAGATCCATGCTTCGAAGGCGGTCTGCGACCGTCATGGCTGCCAGTTCATCGTCAACGACTACTGGCGCCTCGCGATCGAGGAGAATTGCGATTTCGTCCATCTCGGCCAGGAGGATCTGCTCGAAGCCGATTTGAAGGCCATCCGCAGGGCGGGCCTGAGGCTCGGCCTCAGCACTCACGACGATGCGGAACTCGAGACCGCGCTGCAAGCCGAGCCCGACTATGTCGCGCTTGGCCCGATCTACCCGACCATCCTTAAGGCGATGAAATGGGCGCCGCAGGGACTGGACCGTATCGCTGTCTGGAAGAGGCGCGTCGGCGGTCTTCCGCTCGTGGCCATCGGCGGGCTCACCGTCGATCGCATTGCCGGTGTCTTCGCCCAAGGCGCTGAGAGCGCCGCGGTGGTTACCGACATCACCCGCAACGCGCACCCCGAGGCGCGCGCGCTGGAATGGCTGACGGCGACGGCGCCATGGCGATGA
- a CDS encoding thiazole synthase, whose amino-acid sequence MLDLYGHKFSSRLLLGTALYPSPAIMAEAIKASATEIVTVSLRRETSGGKAGGQFWSLVQSLGVRVLPNTAGCHSVSEAVTTARMAREVFGTDWIKLEVIGNHDTLQPDVFGLVEAARILAAEGFQVFPYTTDDLIVAERLLDAGCRLLMPWCAPIGSARGPQNPDALRSLRGHFPGVPLIVDAGIGRPSHAAAVMELGYDAVLLNTAVAKAGDPVAMAAAFGKAVEAGREAYCAGLLEPRDMAVPSTPVIGMAAFS is encoded by the coding sequence ATGCTCGACCTCTATGGACATAAATTCTCGTCCCGCCTTCTGCTTGGCACCGCGCTCTACCCCTCGCCTGCCATCATGGCCGAGGCGATCAAGGCGTCCGCCACGGAGATCGTCACCGTGTCGCTCCGCCGCGAAACATCGGGCGGCAAAGCCGGCGGCCAGTTCTGGTCGCTGGTCCAGTCGCTGGGGGTTCGCGTCCTGCCCAACACCGCCGGCTGCCATTCGGTGAGCGAAGCGGTGACGACGGCGCGAATGGCGCGCGAGGTGTTCGGCACGGACTGGATCAAGCTCGAGGTGATCGGCAACCACGACACGCTGCAGCCCGACGTCTTCGGGCTGGTCGAAGCAGCCAGGATCCTTGCCGCGGAAGGTTTCCAGGTCTTTCCCTACACGACCGACGACCTCATCGTGGCCGAGCGCCTGCTCGACGCCGGCTGCCGGCTGTTGATGCCCTGGTGCGCGCCGATCGGCTCCGCGCGCGGGCCGCAGAACCCCGATGCGCTGCGAAGCCTGCGCGGGCATTTTCCCGGCGTGCCGCTGATCGTCGATGCCGGCATCGGCCGGCCATCGCACGCCGCAGCCGTGATGGAGCTCGGCTACGACGCGGTGCTGCTCAACACGGCGGTCGCCAAGGCAGGCGATCCCGTCGCCATGGCAGCGGCCTTCGGCAAGGCGGTCGAGGCCGGCCGCGAGGCCTATTGCGCCGGTTTGCTCGAGCCGCGCGACATGGCCGTCCCCTCGACCCCCGTCATCGGCATGGCAGCGTTCTCATGA
- a CDS encoding hydroxymethylpyrimidine/phosphomethylpyrimidine kinase yields MADGDGAMAMTPHVLIVAGSDSSGGAGIARDVETVSAFGLRSCLAITAVTVQTHAAVERIEQMPPELVVAQMKAAFAANQVAAVKIGMLGTAAAIEAVGSVLASNRQASVVLDPVLASTSGRLLLEDDAIGALRRDLMPVCRLVTPNLLELAELTGSAPAPDEESASLQGEELSRTIGTAVLVKGGHAQSSQSVDILLQPNCPAVRFVALRLHSEMRGTGCMLSSAIAASLALGADLEKSVRGAKQFVLDALVRSA; encoded by the coding sequence ATGGCTGACGGCGACGGCGCCATGGCGATGACGCCGCATGTCTTGATTGTCGCCGGCTCCGATTCGAGCGGCGGCGCGGGAATAGCCCGCGATGTCGAGACCGTTTCGGCGTTCGGGTTGCGCAGCTGCCTCGCCATCACGGCCGTGACCGTCCAGACTCACGCGGCGGTCGAGCGCATCGAGCAGATGCCGCCGGAGCTTGTCGTCGCCCAGATGAAGGCCGCCTTTGCCGCCAACCAAGTCGCGGCGGTCAAGATCGGCATGCTGGGCACGGCAGCGGCGATCGAGGCGGTCGGCTCCGTCCTGGCGAGCAATCGCCAAGCGTCCGTAGTGCTCGACCCGGTGCTGGCCTCAACGTCGGGCCGGCTGCTGCTGGAGGACGATGCAATCGGCGCATTGCGCCGCGATCTGATGCCGGTCTGCCGGCTCGTCACGCCCAATTTGCTCGAATTGGCAGAGCTGACCGGATCGGCGCCGGCGCCGGATGAAGAAAGCGCCTCTCTCCAAGGCGAGGAACTTTCAAGGACCATAGGAACGGCCGTGCTTGTCAAAGGCGGACACGCGCAGTCGAGCCAATCGGTCGACATCCTGCTGCAGCCGAACTGTCCCGCCGTTCGGTTCGTAGCGCTCCGCTTGCATTCCGAGATGCGCGGAACAGGCTGCATGCTGTCCAGCGCCATCGCCGCCTCTCTTGCCCTCGGGGCCGACCTGGAAAAGAGCGTGCGCGGCGCGAAGCAATTTGTCCTGGACGCCCTGGTCCGATCCGCGTGA